The following proteins are encoded in a genomic region of Holophagales bacterium:
- a CDS encoding DUF3427 domain-containing protein: MAHRDEILEQARFAFRNVLRDGSFGERLGGGNEPASVDHLFASVQSFNSRGLLARHGPDYWDYAVVDEIHRGAADSYQPILDHLRPRILLGLTATPERTDQKDILHWFGGRPAAEIRLWDALDKRLLAPFDYFGIADGTDLTTVGWSRKGYDVDGLTNLYTSNDLRVRTILNEFGEKHGNPRTARALGFCVSVAHADFMARKFNEAGIPALSVHAGVPDEVRFSAPARLVSREVNVLFTCDLYNEGVDLPDVDTLLLLRPTESALLFQQQLGRGLRLAPGKSSVLVLDFIGQHRREFRFEERLWVLTGLTRRRLVEDVERGFPLLPPGCSLRLDKVSRSLVLENLRSALATNVAGLRADLLRWPGGAETTLRQFLDESRRPVDDVYAKPVGGWTALRRRAGFLAEPTPAGEALLNARMERLLHVSDRLRQENWQHLWKTASADGGPSSPDDDRLLAMLAGLLWDYDSRPRLRSAVLGALAANAELASEFEQLAELVTATRPHGTSIRPEPTWPLLLHHSYTSDEILAGTGDSTLEAPRKLAGTGVRFLRDQNADLFFVTINKSEKLFSSSTRYADYAVSPTEFHWQSQSTTPEDSPTGKRYRDGNAQGHRVFLFVRENRDTDLGTTAPFVFLGPARYVRHHGSRPMSITWRLDHAIPPRYVDPFSSFRAA; this comes from the coding sequence GTGGCGCACCGGGACGAGATCCTCGAGCAGGCCCGCTTCGCCTTCCGCAACGTCCTGCGCGACGGGTCCTTCGGCGAGCGCCTCGGCGGGGGAAACGAGCCGGCCTCCGTCGACCACCTCTTCGCCAGCGTCCAGTCGTTCAACTCGCGGGGGCTCCTCGCGCGCCACGGCCCCGACTACTGGGACTACGCCGTCGTCGACGAGATCCACCGCGGCGCCGCCGACAGCTACCAGCCCATCCTGGACCATCTCCGGCCCCGGATCCTCCTCGGTCTTACGGCTACCCCGGAGAGGACCGACCAGAAGGACATCCTCCACTGGTTCGGGGGCCGGCCCGCGGCCGAGATCCGGCTCTGGGACGCCCTCGACAAGCGCCTCCTCGCGCCGTTCGACTACTTCGGCATCGCCGACGGGACCGACCTGACGACCGTCGGCTGGTCCCGCAAGGGATACGACGTCGACGGCCTGACGAACCTCTACACGAGCAACGACCTGCGCGTCCGGACGATCCTCAACGAGTTCGGCGAGAAGCACGGCAACCCGCGCACGGCCCGGGCCCTCGGGTTCTGCGTCAGCGTGGCCCACGCCGACTTCATGGCCCGCAAGTTCAACGAGGCGGGTATCCCGGCGCTCTCCGTCCACGCCGGCGTCCCGGACGAGGTGCGTTTCTCCGCCCCGGCTCGCCTCGTGAGCCGCGAGGTCAACGTCCTCTTCACCTGCGACCTCTACAACGAGGGCGTCGACCTCCCCGACGTCGACACGCTCCTCCTTCTCCGCCCGACGGAGAGCGCGCTCCTCTTCCAGCAGCAGCTCGGCCGCGGCCTGCGCCTCGCGCCGGGGAAGTCGTCCGTCCTCGTCCTCGACTTCATCGGCCAGCACCGGCGGGAGTTCCGCTTCGAGGAACGGCTCTGGGTCCTGACGGGCCTGACGCGCCGCCGCCTCGTCGAGGACGTCGAGCGAGGCTTCCCGCTCCTCCCACCCGGTTGCAGCCTCCGCCTCGACAAGGTGTCACGGTCGCTCGTCCTCGAGAACCTCCGGAGCGCGCTCGCGACGAACGTCGCGGGCCTCAGGGCCGATCTCCTCCGCTGGCCCGGTGGCGCGGAAACGACCCTCCGCCAGTTCCTCGACGAGTCCCGCCGCCCCGTCGACGACGTCTATGCGAAGCCGGTCGGCGGCTGGACGGCCTTGCGCCGGCGGGCGGGCTTCCTCGCGGAGCCAACCCCGGCCGGTGAGGCCCTCCTCAACGCCCGCATGGAGCGCCTCCTCCACGTCTCCGACCGCCTCCGGCAGGAGAACTGGCAGCACCTCTGGAAAACCGCATCCGCCGACGGCGGCCCATCCTCCCCGGACGACGACCGACTCCTCGCCATGCTCGCGGGTCTCCTCTGGGACTACGACTCGCGCCCGCGTTTGCGCTCGGCCGTCCTCGGGGCGCTGGCCGCGAATGCCGAACTCGCAAGCGAATTCGAGCAGCTCGCCGAGCTCGTCACCGCCACCCGTCCCCACGGCACCTCGATCCGGCCCGAGCCTACCTGGCCGCTCCTCCTCCACCACTCCTACACGAGCGACGAGATCCTCGCCGGCACGGGCGATTCGACTCTCGAGGCCCCCCGCAAGCTGGCCGGCACTGGCGTGCGCTTCCTCCGCGACCAGAACGCGGACCTCTTCTTCGTGACGATCAACAAGTCCGAGAAGCTCTTCTCGTCGTCCACTCGCTACGCCGACTACGCCGTCAGCCCCACCGAGTTCCACTGGCAGTCGCAGAGCACAACGCCCGAGGACTCCCCTACCGGCAAGCGCTACCGCGACGGCAACGCCCAAGGCCACAGGGTCTTTCTCTTCGTCCGCGAGAACCGCGACACCGACCTCGGGACGACCGCCCCGTTCGTCTTCCTCGGCCCCGCACGCTACGTGCGTCATCACGGGTCCCGGCCGATGAGCATCACCTGGCGGCTCGACCACGCCATCCCGCCCCGCTACGTCGACCCGTTCTCCTCGTTCCGGGCGGCGTAG
- a CDS encoding DUF433 domain-containing protein, with translation MGGKPCIRGMRVTVATIAGHLASGYSEAEALELCPRLDAKGIRAVEQWAVGYRGKGQRAAVRGGRGRE, from the coding sequence ATGGGCGGGAAACCCTGCATCCGAGGGATGCGCGTGACAGTGGCGACGATCGCGGGCCATCTCGCCAGCGGGTACTCCGAGGCCGAGGCGCTGGAGCTCTGTCCACGCCTCGACGCCAAGGGCATCCGGGCCGTCGAGCAGTGGGCCGTGGGATACCGAGGAAAGGGCCAGAGAGCGGCCGTCCGCGGAGGTCGTGGTCGTGAGTGA
- a CDS encoding helix-turn-helix transcriptional regulator, translated as MPRDADLAALGSRIRELRSRRGWSQEGFADRCGLDRTYVGGIERGERNLAVINLLRIARTLEVPVGTLFEKVESATSRP; from the coding sequence ATGCCTCGTGACGCGGACCTCGCCGCCCTCGGATCTCGTATCAGGGAGCTTCGATCACGGAGAGGTTGGTCGCAGGAGGGTTTCGCCGACCGATGCGGACTCGACAGGACCTACGTGGGCGGCATCGAACGCGGAGAGCGGAACCTCGCCGTGATCAATCTTCTGCGGATTGCCAGGACTCTAGAGGTCCCCGTCGGCACTCTGTTCGAGAAGGTCGAGTCGGCGACCTCGCGACCGTAG